From the Syntrophorhabdaceae bacterium genome, one window contains:
- a CDS encoding HAD family hydrolase — translation MKNKTVFIDRDGTINIDKHYIGDPRLFHIYPGVGEGTKILKDEGYKIIVITNQSGIARGYFTVEDLNNVHKKMEDEFARFGVKFDAIYYCPHHPDEKCMCRKPNTALFEQAIKEHDVDVSRSFMIGDKELDIIAGKKMGLKTILVPEEHERQSLIKNIKDWPYQPDYIADNFLKAVGWIRNRFKDESKEG, via the coding sequence ATGAAAAATAAGACTGTTTTTATTGACCGTGACGGGACAATAAATATTGATAAACACTATATAGGAGATCCTCGGTTGTTTCATATATATCCTGGAGTTGGTGAAGGCACAAAGATATTGAAAGACGAGGGATATAAAATCATTGTCATTACCAATCAATCCGGTATTGCAAGGGGGTATTTTACAGTAGAGGATCTAAACAATGTCCATAAAAAAATGGAGGATGAATTTGCAAGATTTGGCGTTAAATTTGATGCCATATACTACTGTCCCCATCACCCTGATGAAAAATGCATGTGCAGAAAACCCAACACTGCCTTGTTTGAACAGGCGATAAAAGAACATGATGTGGATGTTTCCAGATCATTTATGATAGGGGATAAAGAATTAGATATTATAGCAGGTAAAAAAATGGGTTTAAAAACTATACTCGTGCCAGAGGAACATGAAAGGCAAAGTCTAATAAAAAACATCAAAGATTGGCCATATCAACCTGATTATATAGCAGATAATTTTTTAAAAGCCGTTGGATGGATTAGAAATAGATTTAAAGATGAATCAAAAGAAGGCTGA
- a CDS encoding transketolase C-terminal domain-containing protein: MYVNWNLRGIEDMEKNNKTQRDAFWDRIYEIAKINRDIIIISADMGAPALDKIRRELPSQFINVGIAEQNAITLAAGLTMTGKKVFAYAIAPFITLRCLEQIRVECSIMNLPITIVGVGGGFGYEDSGPTHHIIEDIAILRSMPNIMINNITDIVMARAFADISCSLRQPNYIRLDRQVLPIIYTEENNFDKGLSVIRKGKDFYIISTGCMTSIAKDISEELSKEQKNIGLIDLYTLPINENELIETIKEAKKVITIEEHFLPGGFGSAICEVLMDNNINISVKRIGLSPKIGYSYVYGGRDEIRKHYGTDKASMIKQIKGFLNEY, encoded by the coding sequence ATGTATGTAAACTGGAACTTGAGAGGTATAGAAGATATGGAGAAGAATAATAAAACGCAAAGAGATGCTTTTTGGGATAGGATCTATGAGATTGCCAAGATAAATAGAGACATTATCATAATATCAGCAGATATGGGTGCGCCTGCATTAGATAAGATTAGAAGGGAATTGCCATCACAATTTATCAATGTAGGTATAGCTGAACAAAATGCGATTACCCTGGCAGCAGGACTGACTATGACCGGCAAGAAGGTCTTTGCATACGCTATAGCTCCTTTTATAACCCTTAGATGTCTTGAGCAGATAAGGGTTGAATGTTCAATAATGAATTTACCGATTACCATAGTCGGTGTTGGTGGTGGATTTGGCTATGAGGATTCAGGCCCAACACATCATATTATAGAAGACATAGCTATCCTCAGATCTATGCCTAACATAATGATAAACAATATTACAGACATCGTAATGGCAAGGGCTTTTGCTGATATATCCTGTAGTCTTAGACAACCAAACTATATAAGACTTGATAGGCAGGTTTTACCGATTATCTATACCGAAGAAAATAACTTTGATAAAGGGCTTTCGGTCATTAGAAAAGGAAAAGATTTTTATATAATATCAACGGGTTGTATGACGAGTATCGCCAAGGACATATCAGAAGAATTATCAAAAGAGCAAAAAAATATAGGTTTAATAGACCTTTATACGCTCCCTATAAATGAGAATGAGCTTATTGAGACCATTAAAGAGGCAAAAAAGGTAATTACCATAGAAGAACATTTTTTACCAGGTGGTTTTGGTAGTGCTATTTGTGAAGTATTAATGGATAATAATATAAATATTTCTGTCAAGAGAATTGGTCTTAGCCCTAAAATAGGGTATTCTTATGTTTACGGTGGAAGAGATGAGATAAGGAAACACTATGGCACTGATAAGGCATCTATGATTAAGCAAATAAAAGGTTTTTTAAATGAATATTGA
- a CDS encoding ABC transporter permease, with translation MHTIIKPSKGFNFYGFKYLWDYRDLFYFLTMRDIKVRYKQTILGGLWAIIQPFFTMVVFSLFFGKLAKVPSDGIPYPIFSFAALVPWTFFAQGLTNSSNSLVGSANLITKVYFPRIIIPLSSVVSGILDFIIAFTVLIGMMIFYGIYPTINIIWLPFLLLLAFITALGVGMWFSALNVEYRDVRYVVPFLIQIWLFATPIAYPSSLLSEPWRTLYGINPMVGVVEGFRWALLGTETAPGPIIIVSSLISFFILITGALYFNRMERTFADVV, from the coding sequence ATGCATACGATTATAAAACCATCTAAAGGCTTTAATTTCTATGGTTTCAAATATCTTTGGGATTATAGAGATCTTTTCTATTTCTTAACGATGAGAGATATAAAGGTCAGATACAAACAGACAATACTTGGAGGTTTATGGGCTATAATACAACCGTTTTTTACAATGGTAGTGTTTAGCCTTTTCTTTGGTAAATTGGCAAAAGTTCCTTCTGACGGCATTCCTTATCCTATATTTAGTTTTGCAGCCCTCGTTCCATGGACCTTTTTTGCCCAGGGATTGACAAATTCATCAAACAGCCTTGTGGGTAGCGCCAATCTTATAACAAAAGTGTATTTTCCCCGTATTATTATTCCCCTTTCAAGTGTAGTATCCGGTATTCTTGATTTCATTATTGCATTTACAGTTCTCATAGGAATGATGATTTTCTATGGGATTTACCCTACTATAAACATCATCTGGTTGCCCTTTCTTTTACTCCTTGCCTTTATTACTGCTTTAGGTGTAGGAATGTGGTTTTCTGCCTTGAATGTAGAATACAGAGATGTTAGATATGTTGTTCCATTCCTTATTCAGATCTGGCTTTTTGCCACACCTATTGCCTATCCCAGTAGCCTTCTGTCAGAACCGTGGAGGACATTATATGGAATCAATCCAATGGTTGGGGTTGTAGAAGGATTTAGGTGGGCACTTTTGGGAACAGAAACTGCACCTGGACCGATTATTATTGTGTCCTCGCTTATTTCATTTTTTATATTAATTACAGGAGCACTTTATTTTAACCGAATGGAGAGAACATTTGCAGATGTGGTGTGA
- a CDS encoding radical SAM protein produces MSRIYCALPWYSMHFHSDGSFGSCCHLTFSNNSIPATYSELMALWNSDNLIQLRKRLISGDTKDTKCSSCYDRFFTTDHDIFGMVHDLPRYSKHDEAFNKHYSEMNKQYKDGALHLELPPLEFYIFTSELCNLKCKMCRQNKDFNEFPVDTIESLVHEIGWEKIDRFGWVGGETLLTKDALNLLDFVSNEDVKGTCIYITTNGILIDRYMDAIHKIDNLFLTVSIDGKEDIYENIRVNAKWDKLKQNLDLIKSYKKNHPNWRINFNSIVMKSTLHLLKDMIDLANYYEATIFFAPINGGHPEEDFFLNPSILDNVNDFYTIVDEAIKYADNQSSFKAKDSLEKLKILMNTRKNFIKNHSLKNKLNIAIAKIFWQYLNKKRLGLSMRAFRKLLKIIGITFD; encoded by the coding sequence ATGTCACGGATTTATTGTGCACTTCCCTGGTATTCAATGCATTTCCATTCTGACGGTAGTTTTGGTAGCTGCTGTCACTTAACATTCAGTAATAACAGCATTCCTGCCACATATAGCGAATTAATGGCTTTATGGAATTCAGATAATTTGATTCAATTACGCAAAAGGCTCATAAGTGGTGACACAAAGGATACCAAATGCAGTAGCTGTTATGACAGGTTTTTTACAACAGACCACGATATATTTGGCATGGTGCATGATTTACCTAGATATTCCAAACATGATGAGGCTTTTAATAAGCATTATTCAGAGATGAATAAACAATATAAAGATGGTGCTCTGCATTTAGAACTACCACCCCTTGAATTTTATATATTCACGTCTGAGTTATGCAATCTTAAATGTAAAATGTGTAGACAAAATAAAGATTTTAATGAATTCCCTGTTGATACCATAGAATCTCTTGTTCATGAAATTGGATGGGAGAAAATAGATCGCTTTGGCTGGGTTGGTGGAGAAACACTTTTGACAAAAGATGCTTTAAATCTTTTGGATTTTGTATCCAATGAAGATGTAAAAGGGACCTGCATTTATATTACTACAAATGGGATTTTAATAGATAGATATATGGATGCAATCCACAAGATTGATAATCTTTTTTTAACTGTAAGTATTGATGGCAAAGAAGACATTTATGAGAATATAAGGGTTAATGCAAAATGGGATAAATTAAAACAGAACCTTGATTTAATCAAAAGTTACAAAAAAAACCATCCTAACTGGAGGATAAATTTTAATTCTATTGTGATGAAATCAACACTACATTTACTAAAAGATATGATTGATCTGGCAAATTATTACGAAGCGACAATCTTTTTTGCACCTATTAATGGTGGACACCCTGAAGAGGACTTTTTTCTGAATCCATCAATACTTGATAATGTGAATGATTTTTACACTATAGTTGATGAAGCAATAAAATATGCTGATAATCAATCGTCATTTAAAGCAAAGGACAGTCTTGAAAAGCTAAAAATTTTAATGAATACAAGAAAAAATTTTATAAAAAACCATTCTCTAAAAAATAAATTAAACATAGCTATTGCAAAAATCTTTTGGCAATATTTAAATAAAAAGAGGCTTGGTTTAAGTATGCGGGCTTTTAGGAAATTACTTAAAATAATTGGCATAACCTTTGATTAA
- a CDS encoding SIS domain-containing protein: MNIEDRVRVVLKSIDNLGKVIYTIKKNNTIQSTILDITGEIVNALRNDKKVLLCGNGGSAADAQHIAAEFSGKFYKDREPLYAEALHVNTSYLTAVANDYSYDEIYSRLIKAKGRQGDILIAISTSGNSKNIVNAINTANHIGMITIGLTGAKKCLMDTVCKYLIKIPSEDTPRIQESHILIGHIICEIIEKEIFG, encoded by the coding sequence ATGAATATTGAAGATAGAGTTAGAGTTGTTTTAAAATCAATAGATAACCTTGGAAAGGTCATCTACACCATTAAAAAAAACAATACAATACAATCAACTATATTAGATATTACCGGAGAGATTGTTAATGCTTTAAGAAATGATAAAAAGGTCCTTTTATGTGGTAATGGTGGAAGCGCTGCAGATGCCCAACATATAGCAGCGGAGTTTTCAGGTAAGTTTTACAAAGATAGAGAGCCATTATATGCAGAGGCACTCCATGTGAACACCTCATACCTCACAGCTGTTGCCAATGATTATTCCTATGATGAGATTTATTCAAGATTAATAAAGGCAAAGGGAAGGCAGGGAGACATCCTTATAGCCATATCTACATCAGGTAATTCAAAAAATATCGTTAATGCCATAAATACTGCAAACCATATAGGTATGATTACCATAGGACTGACAGGGGCAAAAAAATGCCTTATGGATACCGTATGTAAATATCTCATAAAGATACCTTCAGAGGACACACCAAGAATACAGGAAAGCCATATATTAATAGGTCATATAATATGTGAAATAATCGAAAAGGAAATATTCGGATGA
- a CDS encoding DegT/DnrJ/EryC1/StrS family aminotransferase yields the protein MKIPFGTISITNTTKRLINEILDSKRISSGRYVREFEKRFAELIGVKEAVAVSTGTDADALALAVLYDFGAERGDEIIVPALSFVATGNSVLQAGFKPVFVDIDRKTLNIAVDKIEEVITEKTKAIMPVHLMGKPADMDRISEIAKKHNLYIIEDAAEAHGARYKDENIGTLGDMAAYSLYIAHIISTGEGGIVVTNNSDFAEILRSLRSHGRACKCETCVLNTASAYCPKRFTYGDDADIRFIFERIGFSSKMNELEAAIGIGTLEIYHEVLNQRRKNLYFLLENFDRFRPYLETIKKEPYEEIGPHAFPIIVQESAGFTRNQLVKYLEANGIDTRSLFSSMPTQCPGFSFLGYRLGEFPNAEYIGENGIHTGVHQDMGMNECNYLLEVIDRFIKEYGS from the coding sequence ATGAAGATACCCTTTGGAACTATTTCTATAACCAATACAACGAAAAGATTAATAAATGAAATACTTGATTCAAAAAGGATCTCCAGTGGGAGATACGTAAGGGAATTTGAAAAGAGATTTGCCGAATTAATAGGTGTTAAAGAGGCAGTTGCAGTATCCACAGGGACCGACGCAGATGCCCTTGCCCTTGCAGTATTATATGATTTTGGTGCAGAAAGAGGTGATGAAATAATTGTTCCTGCCCTTTCATTCGTTGCCACAGGAAACTCTGTTTTACAGGCAGGTTTTAAACCGGTCTTTGTGGATATAGATAGAAAAACATTGAATATCGCGGTAGATAAGATTGAAGAAGTGATAACCGAAAAAACAAAGGCCATTATGCCTGTCCATTTGATGGGCAAGCCTGCTGATATGGATAGAATTAGTGAGATTGCAAAGAAACACAACCTATATATTATTGAAGATGCTGCAGAGGCACATGGAGCAAGATATAAAGATGAAAATATAGGAACATTAGGAGATATGGCTGCATATAGTCTTTATATAGCCCATATTATATCCACTGGAGAAGGTGGTATTGTAGTAACAAATAATTCTGATTTTGCTGAAATATTGAGGTCTCTGAGGAGCCATGGCAGGGCATGTAAATGCGAAACCTGTGTATTAAATACAGCATCAGCCTATTGTCCAAAAAGATTCACCTATGGTGATGATGCAGATATAAGATTCATTTTCGAAAGAATCGGTTTTTCATCAAAGATGAACGAGTTGGAGGCAGCAATAGGAATAGGGACACTGGAGATATATCATGAGGTGTTAAATCAAAGAAGAAAAAATCTCTACTTTCTCTTAGAAAATTTTGATAGATTCAGACCTTATCTTGAAACTATAAAAAAAGAACCATATGAAGAGATTGGACCTCATGCATTTCCAATAATAGTCCAGGAAAGTGCAGGATTTACAAGAAATCAACTTGTTAAATATCTTGAGGCAAACGGTATAGACACAAGGAGCCTTTTTTCGTCCATGCCTACCCAATGCCCTGGCTTTAGTTTTCTGGGTTATAGACTAGGTGAATTCCCAAATGCTGAGTATATAGGGGAAAACGGTATCCATACAGGTGTCCATCAGGACATGGGCATGAATGAATGTAATTATTTACTTGAAGTAATAGATAGATTTATCAAAGAATATGGTTCATAA
- a CDS encoding ABC transporter ATP-binding protein: protein MSNTVIKLKNLGKRYFIGSLKPRYKTLRDTITESLSIFNNIKKKTNNSKNESIWALKNISFEINKGDVLGIIGRNGAGKSTLLKILSRITEPTVGYAEIEGRVSSLLEIGIGFHPELTGRENIFLNGAILGMKKNEIKSKFDEIVDFAEIERFIDTPVKYYSSGMYVRLAFAVAAHLETDILLVDEILSVGDEAFQKKCLGKMQEVAGGGRTVLFVSHNMRTVGTLCNSCIRLEKGEIVDIGNTRDVINNYLKSFEISSEEDFISENKRINEYIQNDKVLRITRVSLKNSKGEKTKNLFFKEPFFLTIIFQIMQSTEGARIGIDLYTMDGVRISTSHHTDSGLEPLRLSEGFYSIQVKVKNNLNPGDYVLGVGAHDIKTKLGLEHIPRAILFSVNEFSNETHEMHDAWNAGYVQMETQWSEIKNISDS, encoded by the coding sequence ATGTCCAATACTGTAATAAAACTAAAAAATTTAGGAAAAAGATATTTTATAGGTAGCTTAAAACCAAGGTATAAAACACTTAGAGATACCATTACAGAGTCATTGAGTATTTTTAATAATATAAAAAAGAAAACAAATAACTCAAAAAATGAATCAATATGGGCGCTAAAAAATATTTCTTTTGAGATAAATAAAGGGGATGTATTAGGAATAATTGGAAGAAACGGAGCAGGTAAAAGCACGCTCCTGAAAATACTTTCACGGATTACCGAGCCAACAGTAGGTTATGCAGAGATAGAGGGTAGGGTATCAAGCCTATTGGAGATAGGCATTGGGTTTCATCCAGAATTAACAGGCAGGGAAAATATATTTTTAAACGGTGCTATACTCGGAATGAAAAAAAATGAAATAAAATCAAAGTTTGATGAAATCGTTGATTTTGCAGAAATAGAAAGATTTATCGATACCCCTGTAAAATATTATAGTAGTGGTATGTACGTCAGGCTTGCCTTTGCAGTAGCTGCCCATCTTGAAACAGATATTCTTCTTGTAGATGAAATATTATCTGTAGGTGATGAGGCGTTTCAGAAAAAATGTCTTGGAAAGATGCAGGAAGTTGCAGGAGGGGGAAGGACTGTTTTATTTGTAAGCCACAACATGAGAACTGTAGGTACTTTATGTAATAGTTGTATAAGGTTGGAAAAGGGTGAAATAGTAGATATAGGAAATACAAGAGATGTTATTAATAATTATTTAAAAAGTTTCGAGATCTCAAGCGAGGAAGATTTTATATCTGAAAACAAGCGTATAAATGAATACATACAAAATGATAAGGTCTTAAGGATTACAAGGGTATCATTAAAAAATTCAAAGGGAGAAAAGACAAAAAACTTATTTTTTAAAGAACCCTTTTTTTTAACGATTATATTTCAAATAATGCAATCTACTGAAGGCGCAAGGATAGGCATTGACCTTTATACTATGGATGGCGTGCGTATATCTACGTCGCACCACACCGATAGTGGATTAGAGCCATTACGTTTAAGCGAAGGGTTTTACTCTATACAGGTAAAAGTTAAAAACAATCTTAATCCTGGTGATTATGTTTTAGGTGTTGGAGCACATGATATAAAAACAAAGCTTGGTCTTGAACACATACCCCGTGCTATTCTTTTTAGTGTAAATGAGTTTTCCAATGAAACCCATGAAATGCATGATGCATGGAATGCAGGATATGTGCAAATGGAAACTCAATGGTCAGAAATTAAAAATATATCAGATAGTTAA